The sequence below is a genomic window from Bradyrhizobium septentrionale.
TGCCTTCCCCTGTATTGGGCGGGAGCATTACCGATCTCTCTGTCGCCGATAACTGCCTATTCGGACGGCGATGGACCCAGTCTAGCCCAATACGCCAATGCGGGGCTGGTCAATATTGCTCACATCGGAAGTGCTAAACGAAGGCGCACGAAATCAACTCCAACTCGCACATGAAATAAATCCAGTATCGCAGGAACCTCTTATCGCCTGGCTCTATTTGTCCCCTGTCTCTAACCAGGAGGTAGACACCATGACGAAAGTTCTTTTGGCGACGGTTGCTGTTATCGCATTCACTGCGCCTTCATTCGCGCAGCAGGACAAAACTACCGGTCAAGCACCACCATCAGGCGCTTCCTCGTTCTACGTGGCTCAAGATACCGCGACGATGAAGTGTCACGTTGTCAATGCCCAGCCTGCCGCTGGCGGCAACATGAAGGCCATCGGTACGGCACATCCGACACAGGCGTCAGCACAAGCAGCCTTGATGGCTGATAAGACTTGCAAGGAATGAAGTGACGGCGCGAGTACAGGGGTGGGTCTATTGGTTCCACAAAACTACTGACCCGCCCCGCTAACTACGTTGCTCGACAGATGCATTTTCGGACTTGTGCGCGCAGTTGCGAGGTGCCAAGAGGCGACATGGCATCCATCAATACATGAAAGCGGTCGTCAACTGAGGCGGCCTTATTTGCTGATCTGTTCAAAATTGAACATCCGGAACTGCTAAGATATGGCCATACTCGAATCATGGTCTCAAAAACGAAAACGCTTAGCCCGGAAGAGTTTGCTTCCTTGCTTATAGTCGGCAACACGTCCTCCGTAACCAGCCCCCCAGCAGTGATCCCGGCCGAACACAGCGCCCGGCTGATCGCAATGGGTTACATGGTCGAACTATCGGGCAGGCTTCGAATGACCACGCAGGGCCGAATGCAAATATATGCGGGACAACTCATCACCTAGGCAAGCTCACAACGCCCCCAAGCTGAATAATGCTTGGTGGCGTTGCGCTAGCCCCGGATAGAGCAATCCTCCGGAGCTTGCCAAATCAGCACACGGCTTAGCTCTCGTCTGAGCAAAATTGCTCACTCTTCAATTTAGATGTGATGTTAGTCCGAGAGCCTTCGAGCCGCGGGGTCTGGTGGGCGATGCTTTCGGGCAGTTGGGTCCGAGCAGTAGCAGGCATTGAACGCGGCTTATTGCTAGTTCGTCCGAAGATGGCGACCTTGATTGTAAACAAGCTCCCAAAGTTCGCTGGCGTTCCAAAGCTCACTCTTCCCTTCAGTGAGCGCTTTAGCCACTGCACTCGCGAAACCGTCGCCGGCTGGAGGCTCTCTCGAAATGATCCGATAGCGATCCAATGAGGGGCTCGTCGGCATCGCCATCGTAAGCCGCCGACAAATATTTGCAGCCACGGCGGCTGCATCGGCTGGAGGTATGCCCTTTTCGTCGTGCAAGGTTTGCGCGATTATTCGTTCTGCTTTGCCCGCGTCAATTCGAAGTTCTGTCATTTTTAGCCCCATTCTGAGGAAGCCACTCTGCTCTGGGAGCGCCGAACTCTCGGCCGTCTTTGACAAAGGACGATGCTTGTTAACTAAGCACGATTTGACAAAATACAATCGGTTCTTGGCCAGTCAGCGATACCGCGACGTCCGAACGAGGCGTTTACTGGTTCAACGGGCGCCACACGGACAAATGCGCGAGGTCTGAGATGGGTCATTCTCGACCGATTTCGACGTGGCTTCGCGATGTCCGCTTATTCTCCGGAAGCGGACATCGGACCGCTGGCGTTTATGATGGGGTGGACGCCCCGCCCGACGGCATCGATGTGCCAAAGTGGAGGTGTTGAGCACCACTTAAGGGAGGCGTCCGTGTCAGAGGTTATCATAATCGGTCTGGATATCGCCAAGCATGTTTTCCACGCTCATGGAGCAGACGGGAAAGGGCGAGCTATATTCAGCAAACGGATCAGCCGAGGAAAGCTGCTGGATTTCTTCGCAGCCCAGCCGAGTTGCACGGTAGCTCTGGAGGCATGTGGCGGAGCCCATCACTGGGCCCGTCAACTCGCCCAGCTTGGCCATGAAGTTCGGCTGATCCCTCCCGCCTACGTAAAGCCGTTTGTGAAGCGGCAAAAGAATGACGCGATCGATGCCGAGGCGATCTGCGAAGCAGCGCAGCGGCCGAGCATGCGGTTCGTAGCCGTGAAGAGCGAACAGCAACAGGCGGCGGGTCTGGTGTTTCGGACCCGTGACCTGTTAGTGCGGCAGCGAACGCAGCTCATCAACGCGATCCGGGGACACCTCACTGAATATGGTTGGGTCGCACCTAAGGGGCCGTCGCACGTGGCGATGCTTACCGACCTGATCGAGGAAGAAGAGATGGCCAGCTCGCTTCCCAAAGCGGCCCACGCCATGTTCCGATTGATGTTGGACCTGCTGACCGACCTCAATGGCAAGGTCGCGGACCTCGACCAGGAAATCGCGCGACGTGCTCGCGAGGACGAAGTATCGCGCCGGCTAATGACCGTTCCCGGCATTGGCCCAATCTCCGCCACCGCGATCGCCGCTCTAGCACCGCCGGCCGAGACCTTTGCTAAAGGCCGTGACTTCGCCGCTTGGTTGGGTCTCACGCCTCTTCAAAGATCGACAGGCGGCAAGCAGAAGCTCGGTGCGACATCCAAGATGGGCGAACGCACGCTCAGGCGCCTCCTCATCATCGGCAGCAGCGCGGTCGTGCAACAGGCGAGCAAACGCGGTGCGCCAAGGGGTTCGTGGCTCGAACAGATGCTGGCTCGTAAACCGCGGATGCTGGTAACCGTCGCGCTCGCTAACAAGATGGCGCGGATCGTCTGGGCGCTACTCGTCAAGTGCGAAAACTACAGAGCTCCGGTTGCCGCCAAGGCGTGATCTTGGCGGGCCAGAGGTCGTCAGAGGTGTAGTCGGTCGAAGGAGGGTATGGCGCAACAGTCGGCGAGACGGGGCCGGAAGAACCAGATGTACTCATCGTGCCTGGAGCACGCATTTATGATT
It includes:
- a CDS encoding IS110 family transposase, which translates into the protein MSEVIIIGLDIAKHVFHAHGADGKGRAIFSKRISRGKLLDFFAAQPSCTVALEACGGAHHWARQLAQLGHEVRLIPPAYVKPFVKRQKNDAIDAEAICEAAQRPSMRFVAVKSEQQQAAGLVFRTRDLLVRQRTQLINAIRGHLTEYGWVAPKGPSHVAMLTDLIEEEEMASSLPKAAHAMFRLMLDLLTDLNGKVADLDQEIARRAREDEVSRRLMTVPGIGPISATAIAALAPPAETFAKGRDFAAWLGLTPLQRSTGGKQKLGATSKMGERTLRRLLIIGSSAVVQQASKRGAPRGSWLEQMLARKPRMLVTVALANKMARIVWALLVKCENYRAPVAAKA